TTTGTTCATGGAAGAGAGAGAGTTCATCGCGCTGCGCCATTACCTCATTGTGCATAGTGACAATGCGGTAATGAGCCTGAACTTTTGCAAGCAGCACACTGCTCTCGACGGGCTTTAATACGAAATCATCGCCCAAAGATAGACAACGCTCAAATGAATCATGATCATCTAGCACAGTTAAGAATATGATTGCGATATGTTGATTGGGGAAAGCCTGTCTGATTTGCTGTGCTGTGGTAAAGCCATTTTGCTCTGGCATCATCACATCGAGCAGAACGATGTCAGGTGGAGTCGGTAGCGCTTTCATCGCATCCACGATACCAACACCGCTTTCAAAGGTATCAATTCTTGAGGTAACGTGGCTTAGCATCATGCGACATAATTCTCTATTCGTCGCTTGGTCGTCAACAATCATGATTCTCATGTTTGTTCCTCACTGAATAGAGAACTTTTTATCAAAGCGAGATATCGCCAATACTTTGCGAACTTGGGGCAACGTATTGGTTAAGCGAATCTGACCGTCCGCCTGCTCGAGATAATTTTGCATGTTGATCAAAATACCAAGCCCTGCACTATCTATGTAGTCGACCATGCGCAGATCAATCGTGAAGCCATAACCTCGCTTATCGGCATAGCAACGTTTAAAATCCTGAATCAAATTGAAGCCAAACGCCCCTTTCACATAGATGGTCACTTGTTTTGACTCGGTGTCAATCTCAGTTGTAACAGACATGAGTCCCCCCTCTCGGTTGCCAAGATGGCGTATTCTGAATGGAAAAACCTTTGGTCGACACTAGCGTAAATTATTATGGATACCAGTCGCCGCATTAGTCATGCTAAATGCGGCGACCTTTCTTGTGCACGCTGACGCTATCAAGCGAAAATTGTGACTGATAAGGTTTGAGCAAGTAAAACTGGTTGCTTATTGTTGAGTGTAGAAAGAAATAACTATTAAGCAAATGCCACTCATCTATTCCATCGGCAAAATATAATTTGAGAACATGTTTTTTTGCCAATATTGACGATGATTCAGTTAAATAGCCTGGCGAGATTTTTTTTGGCAATGACCAGACTGATTATTAATAGTTATGTCATTAGTGGAGTATTTACAGTGTAAAACGGAAAGAGGATTTACACTGTAAAGCGGAACTGCGTTTACAGTGTAAATTACAACAGAGATTACTTGATACGGTTGAGCAGCAACTGTCGGATACGCATTTCAACTTGTTTGCGTCCCGCGAGGTTAAAGTCATGAGCGCAATCAGCCCAAGACCATTGCTGTAACACTTTGCGAATTAATAACCCATCACTCTCATCTAGCGCACTATGCCAAATATGTTTGGCTAAAAGCATCGATACATTCTCGTAGCTAGAGCCACCTTGGGCATAATTCTCAAGTATGTTGATTTCAAACCTAGAGAGCGCGTGATTGCGGTCGGTAAAAGAATCGACCAAAGCTTGCACCAGAGATGTATCAAGTTGATGGTAAAGTTCACTCATTTGATAGCGCAAACTCTGACTTAGCAAATCAACCCCTGATTCAATCCAGTTGCCCTCTCCTTTAACCATAATAAGAGAATGACAG
The genomic region above belongs to Vibrio ponticus and contains:
- a CDS encoding STAS domain-containing protein produces the protein MSVTTEIDTESKQVTIYVKGAFGFNLIQDFKRCYADKRGYGFTIDLRMVDYIDSAGLGILINMQNYLEQADGQIRLTNTLPQVRKVLAISRFDKKFSIQ